From the Candidatus Delongbacteria bacterium genome, one window contains:
- a CDS encoding NADP-dependent isocitrate dehydrogenase, whose translation MSQDKIIYTYTDEAPMLATYSLLPVVNAFTRAADVVVETRDISVAGRILASFPERLRPEQRQADDLAELGALAQRPEANIIKLPNVSASIPQLKEAIRELQSQGFAVPDYPETPATAEEQEVKARYAKVLGSAVNPVLREGNSDRRVARVVKEYAQKNPHKLSPWSADSQTHVAHMESGDFYGNEQSVVLPAADTVRIEHVAADGRVTVLKEKLPLLEGEVLDATLMSRRALCAFYAAQIEDAKRQGVLLSLHLKATMMKISDPIMFGYCVEEYYKPVFEQHAVVFADLGVDAGYGLGDVYAKLQKLPEAQRAAIEADIQAVYATRPPLAMVDSDKGITNLHVPSDIIIDASMPPVIRDSGRMWGPDGQLHDTKCLIPDRCYATIYQAVIEDCKAHGAFDVSTMGNVCNVGLMAQKAEEYGSHDKTFRIAAPGRVRVVNAAGATLLEHAVEAGDIWRACQAKDAPIRDWVRLAVSRARATGSPAIFWLDERRAHDANLIAKVQAYLPLHDTTGLDIRILPPVAAIQFSMERARAGQDTISVTGNVLRDYLTDLFPILELGTSAKMLSIVPLLAGGGLYETGAGGSAPKHVQQFVKEGHLRWDSLGEFLALAVSLEDIAGKSGNPRAQVLAEALNEAIGQVLENRKSPSRRVNELDNRGSHFYLCLYWARALAAQSKDAALQARFAPVAARLTEEEAVILAELAAAQGAPVDLGGYYHPDAEKTTRAMRPSASWNAVVDALLK comes from the coding sequence ATGTCCCAGGACAAGATCATCTATACCTACACCGACGAAGCTCCCATGCTGGCCACCTACTCGCTGCTCCCGGTGGTGAACGCCTTCACCCGAGCCGCCGACGTGGTGGTGGAGACCCGCGACATCTCCGTCGCCGGGCGGATCCTGGCCTCCTTCCCGGAGCGCCTGCGGCCGGAGCAGCGCCAGGCCGACGACCTGGCCGAGTTGGGCGCCCTGGCCCAGCGGCCGGAGGCCAACATCATCAAGCTGCCCAACGTGAGCGCGTCCATCCCCCAGCTCAAGGAGGCCATCCGCGAGCTGCAGTCCCAGGGCTTCGCCGTGCCCGACTATCCGGAGACCCCGGCCACGGCTGAGGAGCAGGAGGTCAAGGCCCGCTACGCCAAGGTGCTGGGCAGCGCCGTCAACCCCGTGCTGCGCGAGGGCAACAGCGACCGCCGGGTGGCCCGGGTGGTCAAGGAGTACGCCCAGAAGAACCCGCACAAGCTCAGCCCCTGGAGCGCCGACTCCCAGACCCACGTGGCCCACATGGAGAGCGGGGATTTCTACGGCAACGAGCAGTCGGTCGTGCTGCCCGCGGCGGACACGGTGCGCATCGAGCACGTGGCCGCGGACGGGCGGGTCACGGTGCTCAAGGAGAAGCTGCCCCTCCTGGAAGGCGAGGTGCTGGACGCCACGCTGATGAGCCGGCGCGCGCTCTGCGCCTTCTACGCGGCGCAGATCGAGGACGCCAAGCGCCAGGGCGTGCTGCTCTCGCTGCACCTCAAGGCCACGATGATGAAGATCTCCGATCCCATCATGTTCGGCTACTGCGTGGAGGAGTACTACAAGCCCGTCTTCGAGCAGCACGCGGTGGTCTTCGCCGACCTGGGCGTGGACGCGGGCTACGGCCTGGGCGACGTCTACGCCAAGCTGCAGAAGCTGCCCGAGGCCCAACGCGCGGCCATCGAGGCGGACATCCAGGCCGTCTACGCCACGCGCCCGCCGCTGGCCATGGTGGACTCGGACAAGGGCATCACCAACCTGCACGTGCCCAGCGACATCATCATCGACGCCTCCATGCCCCCGGTGATCCGCGACAGCGGCCGGATGTGGGGGCCCGACGGCCAGCTCCACGACACCAAGTGCCTGATTCCCGACCGCTGCTACGCCACCATCTACCAGGCGGTGATCGAGGACTGCAAGGCCCACGGCGCCTTCGACGTCAGCACCATGGGCAACGTCTGCAACGTGGGCCTGATGGCGCAGAAGGCCGAGGAGTACGGCAGCCACGACAAGACTTTCCGCATCGCCGCCCCGGGCCGCGTGCGGGTGGTGAACGCCGCCGGCGCCACGCTGCTCGAGCACGCCGTGGAGGCAGGGGACATCTGGCGCGCCTGCCAGGCCAAGGACGCGCCCATCCGCGACTGGGTGCGGCTGGCGGTCTCGCGCGCCCGCGCGACGGGTTCGCCGGCCATCTTCTGGCTGGACGAGCGGCGCGCCCACGACGCCAACCTGATCGCCAAGGTTCAGGCCTACCTGCCCCTGCACGACACCACGGGCCTGGACATCCGCATCCTGCCGCCCGTGGCGGCCATCCAATTCTCCATGGAGCGCGCCCGCGCCGGTCAGGACACCATCAGCGTCACGGGCAACGTGCTGCGCGACTACTTGACGGACCTGTTCCCGATCCTCGAGCTGGGCACCAGTGCCAAGATGCTCTCCATCGTCCCGCTGCTGGCGGGGGGCGGACTCTACGAGACCGGCGCCGGGGGCAGCGCGCCCAAGCACGTGCAGCAATTCGTCAAGGAGGGTCACCTGCGCTGGGACAGCCTGGGCGAGTTCCTGGCCCTGGCAGTCTCGCTGGAGGACATCGCGGGCAAGTCCGGCAATCCGCGGGCCCAGGTGCTGGCGGAGGCCCTGAACGAGGCCATCGGTCAGGTGCTGGAGAACCGCAAGTCGCCCTCGCGCCGGGTGAATGAGCTGGACAACCGCGGCAGCCACTTCTACCTGTGCCTCTACTGGGCGCGGGCGCTGGCCGCACAGTCCAAGGACGCCGCCCTGCAGGCGCGCTTCGCGCCCGTGGCCGCCCGGCTGACCGAGGAGGAAGCCGTCATCCTGGCGGAGCTGGCCGCGGCCCAGGGCGCGCCGGTGGACCTGGGCGGCTACTACCACCCGGACGCGGAGAAGACCACGCGCGCCATGCGCCCCAGCGCCAGCTGGAACGCCGTGGTGGACGCGCTACTGAAGTAG
- the mscL gene encoding large-conductance mechanosensitive channel protein MscL — protein MFKEFRQFAMRGNVVDMAVGIIIGGAFGTIVKSLVDDVIMPPIGLVLGGVDFSNIFLTLKDGSVPAPYASLAAAQTAGAVTVNLGVFLNAVISFLIVAFAVFLLIKSVNRLQREEAPAPTAPSTKECPHCCSAVPLKATRCPQCTSTL, from the coding sequence ATGTTCAAGGAATTTCGTCAGTTCGCCATGCGCGGCAACGTGGTGGACATGGCCGTGGGTATCATCATCGGCGGCGCCTTCGGCACTATCGTAAAAAGCCTGGTGGACGACGTGATCATGCCGCCCATCGGCCTGGTGCTGGGCGGAGTCGACTTCTCCAACATTTTCCTGACGCTGAAGGACGGCAGCGTGCCGGCGCCCTACGCCTCGCTGGCCGCCGCGCAGACCGCCGGGGCGGTCACCGTCAACCTGGGCGTGTTCCTCAACGCGGTGATCAGCTTCCTCATCGTGGCCTTCGCCGTGTTCCTGCTCATCAAGAGCGTCAACCGCCTGCAGCGCGAGGAGGCGCCGGCCCCCACCGCCCCCAGCACCAAGGAATGCCCGCATTGCTGCAGCGCCGTGCCCCTCAAGGCCACGCGCTGCCCGCAGTGCACGTCCACCCTGTAG
- a CDS encoding Crp/Fnr family transcriptional regulator — MNPRPVDDCAGCASCGLFAALGPAERIRLEQFHLVRECRRGQVLFYQGEELPHLIGIQQGFVKLLKTDSLGREIVIRFLGPGDVAGFRPLLAGEPSAAAAECVTPARLCLVPRALFLEFATDCRPFARLLLGKLARELRESEERWLSQTRESAEQRVIRFLAQLAHRHVEAGGVRVEIPKLEIARAADVTPSTLSRILGRLSRRGLLTVESRALTLLPALSRPSLP, encoded by the coding sequence ATGAACCCGCGGCCGGTGGACGACTGCGCCGGGTGTGCCTCGTGCGGGCTCTTCGCCGCCCTCGGGCCGGCGGAGCGAATCCGGCTGGAGCAGTTCCACCTCGTGCGGGAGTGCCGGCGCGGACAGGTGCTGTTCTATCAGGGCGAGGAGCTGCCCCACCTGATCGGAATCCAGCAGGGTTTCGTCAAGCTGCTCAAGACGGACTCCCTGGGCCGAGAGATCGTGATCCGCTTCCTGGGGCCCGGCGACGTGGCGGGCTTCCGGCCTCTGCTGGCCGGCGAACCCAGCGCGGCGGCGGCGGAGTGCGTCACGCCCGCGCGACTCTGTCTCGTGCCGCGGGCCCTCTTCCTGGAATTCGCCACGGACTGCCGGCCCTTCGCCCGCCTGCTGCTGGGCAAGCTGGCCCGCGAGCTGCGGGAGTCCGAGGAACGCTGGCTCTCCCAAACGCGGGAGAGCGCCGAGCAGCGCGTGATCCGCTTCCTGGCCCAGTTGGCCCACCGCCACGTGGAGGCCGGGGGAGTCCGGGTGGAGATCCCCAAACTGGAGATCGCGCGCGCGGCGGACGTCACGCCTTCCACCCTCTCGCGCATCCTGGGCCGCCTGTCCCGCCGCGGCCTGCTGACCGTCGAGTCCCGCGCCCTGACCCTGCTCCCCGCCCTGTCCCGGCCATCCCTCCCCTGA
- a CDS encoding DEAD/DEAH box helicase, which produces MSFTSLHLHASLLKAIKEAGFIRPTPIQTEAIPPALAGQDLLACAMTGSGKTAAFLLPIMHQLIDKPRRTTRALVLTPTRELAAQILEDFNTLAVHTPLSGAAVFGGVGMGPQEHAFRTGVDLLVATPGRLLDHFRSPYARLAGLEFLVLDEADRMLDMGFLPDIRRVLTHLPTRRQTLFFSATMPGPIGLLSREMLKSPALINLQRQAAPAVGITQAIYPVPQDLKGLLFLELLRRGELRDALVFTRTKHRADRLANFLEKNGVVADRIHGNRSQAQRTATLAAFKAGQTRILVATDIVARGIDISELGHVVNFDVPVVPEDYIHRVGRTARAEATGDAFTFVSPEEEGDLRRIEGAVGKRLPRVVLPDFDYKASQGEKLEVPLAERIAKIRAEKAAARERSKEKEYRRQQLALATEERARQKLEEQSARAAAGTSRKPGMKVTVLGTSHPLGATPNRSAARTTPKPAATQSGSRPPAKPAGRSAAAASAPARGSARPSGAPPQGEAARTRPKRRRRRSTGGGQGQS; this is translated from the coding sequence ATGTCCTTCACATCCCTGCACCTCCACGCCTCCCTGCTCAAAGCCATCAAGGAGGCCGGCTTCATCCGCCCCACGCCCATCCAGACGGAGGCCATCCCGCCCGCCCTGGCCGGCCAGGACCTGCTGGCCTGCGCCATGACCGGCAGCGGCAAGACGGCCGCCTTCCTGCTGCCCATCATGCACCAGCTCATCGACAAGCCCCGGCGCACCACGCGGGCCCTGGTGCTGACGCCCACACGCGAGTTGGCCGCCCAGATCCTCGAGGACTTCAACACCCTGGCCGTGCACACGCCGCTCAGCGGGGCCGCCGTGTTCGGCGGCGTGGGAATGGGACCACAGGAGCACGCCTTCCGCACCGGCGTGGACCTGCTGGTGGCCACGCCCGGCCGCCTGCTGGACCACTTCCGCTCGCCCTACGCCCGGCTGGCCGGACTGGAGTTCCTGGTGCTGGACGAAGCGGACCGCATGCTGGACATGGGCTTCCTCCCGGACATCCGGCGCGTGCTGACCCACCTCCCCACTCGGCGCCAGACCCTGTTCTTCTCGGCCACCATGCCCGGCCCCATCGGCCTGCTCAGCCGCGAGATGCTCAAGAGCCCGGCGCTGATCAACCTGCAGCGCCAGGCCGCGCCGGCGGTGGGCATCACCCAGGCCATCTACCCCGTGCCCCAGGACCTGAAAGGCCTGCTCTTCCTGGAACTGCTGCGACGCGGCGAGCTGCGCGACGCCCTGGTCTTCACGCGCACCAAGCACCGGGCCGACCGGCTGGCCAACTTCCTTGAAAAGAACGGCGTCGTGGCCGACCGCATCCACGGCAACCGCTCCCAGGCCCAGCGCACCGCCACCCTGGCCGCCTTCAAGGCCGGCCAGACCCGGATCCTGGTGGCGACGGACATCGTGGCCCGCGGCATCGACATCAGCGAACTGGGCCACGTGGTGAACTTCGATGTGCCCGTGGTGCCCGAGGACTACATCCACCGGGTGGGCCGCACGGCGCGCGCCGAGGCCACGGGCGACGCCTTCACCTTCGTCTCGCCGGAGGAGGAGGGCGACCTGCGGCGCATTGAAGGCGCAGTGGGCAAGCGTCTGCCCCGCGTGGTGCTGCCGGACTTCGACTACAAGGCCAGCCAGGGCGAGAAGCTCGAGGTGCCGCTGGCCGAGCGCATCGCCAAGATCCGCGCCGAGAAGGCCGCGGCCCGGGAACGCTCCAAGGAGAAGGAGTACCGGCGTCAGCAGTTGGCGCTGGCCACTGAGGAGCGCGCCCGGCAGAAGCTCGAGGAGCAGTCCGCGCGCGCAGCGGCCGGCACGTCGCGCAAGCCGGGCATGAAAGTCACGGTGCTGGGCACCTCCCACCCGTTGGGGGCCACGCCCAACCGGTCCGCGGCGCGGACGACGCCCAAGCCCGCGGCCACGCAATCCGGATCCCGGCCACCCGCCAAGCCCGCCGGCCGCTCCGCCGCAGCGGCCTCCGCGCCGGCCCGCGGCAGCGCCCGCCCGAGCGGCGCTCCACCCCAGGGCGAGGCCGCGCGCACCCGGCCCAAGCGCCGGCGGCGCCGCTCCACGGGTGGCGGACAGGGCCAGAGCTAG
- a CDS encoding nitrous oxide-stimulated promoter family protein, translating into MPTRPAHSDTRRIHRELKTVHAMLRLHCRHRHGARELCAECAPLWDYARARVEACPFCPDKPTCVNCPVHCYKPEMRERIRRVMRYAGPRMLWRHPWLALLHLWDGRQDRQRESLRRRAARTTGPERAEPT; encoded by the coding sequence ATGCCCACGCGGCCCGCCCACTCCGACACCCGGCGCATTCACCGGGAGCTGAAGACCGTGCACGCCATGTTGCGGCTCCACTGCCGCCACCGGCACGGCGCCCGCGAGCTCTGTGCGGAATGCGCGCCGCTCTGGGATTATGCCCGGGCCCGGGTGGAGGCCTGCCCCTTCTGCCCGGACAAACCCACCTGCGTCAATTGTCCGGTCCACTGCTACAAGCCGGAGATGCGCGAGCGGATCCGCCGCGTGATGCGCTACGCCGGGCCGCGCATGCTCTGGCGCCACCCTTGGCTGGCGCTCCTGCACCTCTGGGACGGACGGCAGGACCGGCAGCGCGAGTCCCTGCGGCGCCGGGCCGCCCGAACCACAGGCCCGGAGCGCGCCGAACCCACCTGA
- the recQ gene encoding DNA helicase RecQ: protein MSRTALEILRSVYGYPEFRARQAEIIAQLVAGGDALAIMPTGGGKSLCYQIPALLRAGTGVVVSPLIALMQDQVSALHQLGLRAAFLNSSLSAAEAHAVERRLLDGGLDLLYVAPERLLQERTLALLEQAARGGGIALFAIDEAHCVSQWGHDFRPEYLQLSLLAERFPRVPRLACTATADERTRAEILANLRLQGGRVFISGFDRPNIRYRVAPKGQAPQQLLDFLRREHAGEAGIVYCLSRKRTEQTAAALSGKGIPALPYHAGLDAAVRRRHQERFLREDGLVVCATIAFGMGIDKPDVRFVAHLDLPKSIEGYYQETGRAGRDGLPADAWLLYGLQDVVLLRGLIEQGEGDEAQRRRNRQQLDTMLGYCEDTGCRRQALLAHFGETLPEPCGNCDNCLDPPASWDATVAAQKALSCVARTGQRFGVQHLVDVLRGTSTERTRSLGHETLSVYGVGPELEPAGWRAVFRQLLARRLLDLDPEGFGGLRLTAAARPVLSGEQRLQLRQDAPAPATRGRVRSARGLEALRAELAAAPPRARALPASRPATLLPRGESRLESDGEPDPAALDLFQRLRALRRRLAEEQGVPPYVIFHDRVLAALAGRRPASAEELLQVSGVGRAKLERYGAAFLEEIRSAGA from the coding sequence GTGTCCCGCACCGCCCTGGAGATCCTGCGCAGCGTCTACGGCTACCCGGAGTTCCGCGCCCGGCAGGCGGAGATCATCGCGCAGCTGGTGGCGGGCGGCGACGCCCTGGCCATCATGCCCACGGGCGGCGGCAAATCCCTCTGCTACCAGATTCCCGCCCTGCTGCGCGCCGGCACGGGCGTGGTGGTCTCGCCCCTCATCGCCCTGATGCAGGACCAGGTGAGCGCCCTGCACCAGCTGGGGCTGCGCGCCGCCTTCCTCAATTCCAGCCTGTCTGCCGCCGAGGCGCACGCGGTGGAGCGGCGCCTGCTGGACGGCGGGCTGGACCTGCTCTACGTAGCGCCCGAGCGCCTGCTGCAGGAGCGTACGCTGGCCCTGCTGGAGCAGGCGGCCCGCGGGGGCGGCATCGCGCTGTTCGCCATCGACGAGGCGCACTGCGTCTCCCAGTGGGGCCACGACTTCCGCCCGGAATATCTGCAGCTCTCCTTGTTGGCCGAACGCTTCCCGCGCGTGCCGCGGCTGGCCTGCACGGCCACGGCGGACGAGCGCACGCGCGCCGAGATCCTGGCCAACCTGCGCCTGCAGGGGGGGCGGGTCTTCATCAGCGGCTTCGACCGGCCCAACATCCGTTATCGCGTGGCGCCCAAGGGCCAGGCCCCGCAGCAACTGCTGGACTTCCTGCGCCGCGAACACGCCGGCGAGGCGGGGATCGTCTACTGCCTCTCCCGCAAGCGGACCGAGCAGACGGCCGCGGCCCTGTCCGGCAAGGGAATCCCCGCCCTGCCCTACCACGCCGGCCTGGACGCCGCCGTGCGGCGCCGCCACCAGGAGCGCTTCCTGCGCGAGGACGGGCTGGTGGTCTGCGCCACCATCGCCTTCGGGATGGGGATCGACAAGCCCGACGTGCGCTTCGTGGCCCACCTGGACCTGCCCAAATCCATCGAGGGCTACTACCAGGAGACCGGCCGGGCCGGCCGCGACGGCCTGCCGGCGGACGCCTGGTTGCTCTACGGCCTGCAGGACGTGGTGCTGCTGCGCGGCTTGATCGAGCAGGGCGAGGGCGACGAGGCCCAGCGCCGGCGCAATCGCCAGCAACTGGACACCATGCTGGGCTACTGCGAGGACACGGGCTGCCGGCGCCAGGCCCTGCTGGCCCACTTCGGCGAGACCCTGCCCGAGCCCTGCGGCAATTGCGACAACTGCCTGGACCCGCCCGCCAGCTGGGACGCCACGGTGGCGGCACAGAAGGCGCTCTCCTGCGTGGCGCGCACGGGCCAGCGCTTCGGCGTCCAGCACCTGGTGGACGTGCTGCGCGGAACCTCCACCGAACGCACACGCAGCCTGGGACACGAGACGCTGAGCGTGTACGGCGTGGGCCCGGAGCTGGAGCCCGCCGGTTGGCGGGCCGTGTTCCGCCAGCTGCTGGCGCGGCGTCTGCTGGACCTGGACCCCGAGGGCTTCGGCGGCCTGCGCCTGACGGCCGCGGCCCGGCCCGTGCTGAGCGGCGAACAGCGCCTGCAGCTGCGCCAGGACGCTCCCGCACCCGCGACCAGGGGGCGGGTGCGCTCCGCCCGGGGTCTGGAAGCCCTGCGCGCCGAGCTGGCCGCCGCGCCGCCTCGGGCGCGCGCGCTGCCCGCCAGCCGCCCGGCCACCCTGCTCCCCCGGGGCGAGAGTCGCCTGGAGAGCGACGGCGAACCCGATCCAGCCGCCCTGGACCTGTTCCAGCGCCTGCGCGCCCTGCGCCGCCGGCTGGCCGAGGAACAGGGCGTGCCGCCCTACGTGATCTTCCACGACCGCGTGCTGGCCGCGCTGGCCGGCCGCCGTCCCGCCAGCGCCGAGGAACTGCTCCAGGTGAGCGGCGTGGGCCGGGCCAAGCTCGAGCGCTACGGCGCGGCCTTCCTGGAGGAGATCCGCTCCGCCGGCGCCTGA
- a CDS encoding fibronectin type III domain-containing protein has translation MMMELRRVLSPIRGPLVGLLFLLAGVRPLSAEILMETGTLRGFLAGEATGCAYDNWISHVSENVARPGYNAYAPPQLDPQLNGFGGFQLVPADAGGDSLLALFGELTGLLLDDQGAAAALRLEESPGCGYQLAQLSDSSLGRDFWLLREALDSTHVDPGLSPGPQDDVVGGFVKGWGVFVFNPAATRPELCVEMPHPCDDFPTPYLGLEAFLALDAGLLLIHGAGREVAYTGSAAAYTNSASLSDPSRNCRLPFAAAHTAFLAYQRALGRQELVLQLHSYDDLSHRNLTSCVLTAGPSNRIHLPVLFDPGGGSKGLLGNLGQPVFAADSLGWTHGEWRLQDYVSSNSLYPVLVEGGAPDSLVQIPAAGSLPGYGANCQLTASYGAGYAECDNLERILHLEVDELPAPAHGLGAAAYYGCGPDTVVAALGNFAAAWAFQQPWVRALRQARDSLAVFDDSLPPTAPAQLTALQLGPTGARLSWQPSRSVFFDTYEVHVDTALVIGPGARVVTRSNSAGLCWPGLRGVDLTGLTPGLDYSLVLRARDAQGRVSGFSNSVRLHVVDQLAPVVELEERRLLRPGEATLIRARVTDHSPLAAVTLRSSADSLEWTETPMTALGDGWYEGLLAPGAAGESRWYQVRAEDQPADRSSTLTPLLTALVREPVARLDFDDAEQAVHAAFGGGSDQWRREACLARAGLGWRFGGAACTVYAPSGAAWLELEPLTIPDGLLAPVLAFWSRLEAEVSSQAPDSCYDGGLVQWRTADGQWQDATLVPAAAHFLKSTHHVPLVWPQRLLSGTHGWRQHLLQLPEGLESLELRLGFVCDANTHKLGWAVDELELGGLLPALPPAPRLELVLTGAGLRLDWRPVAGAGAYRVEQAALSGDPLWTLLATTTDCGLDVALASATDARRFRVTALAGEPVRP, from the coding sequence GTGATGATGGAACTCCGCCGGGTCCTCAGCCCTATCCGCGGCCCACTGGTGGGCCTGCTCTTCCTGCTGGCCGGAGTTCGACCTCTCTCGGCTGAAATTCTGATGGAGACCGGCACCCTGCGCGGCTTCCTGGCCGGCGAGGCAACCGGCTGCGCCTACGATAACTGGATCAGCCACGTCAGCGAGAACGTGGCCCGGCCGGGCTACAACGCCTACGCGCCGCCCCAGCTGGATCCACAGTTGAACGGCTTCGGCGGCTTCCAGCTGGTGCCCGCGGACGCCGGCGGCGACAGCCTGCTGGCCCTGTTCGGCGAACTCACCGGGCTGCTGCTGGACGACCAGGGCGCGGCCGCGGCGCTGCGCCTGGAGGAGAGCCCGGGCTGCGGCTACCAGCTGGCCCAGCTCAGCGACAGCAGCCTGGGCCGCGACTTCTGGCTGCTCCGCGAAGCGCTGGATTCCACCCATGTGGATCCGGGCCTGTCCCCCGGTCCCCAGGACGACGTGGTGGGTGGCTTCGTCAAGGGCTGGGGCGTCTTCGTCTTCAACCCGGCGGCCACGCGGCCCGAACTCTGCGTGGAGATGCCCCATCCCTGCGACGATTTCCCCACGCCCTATCTGGGGCTGGAAGCCTTCTTGGCGCTGGACGCCGGCCTGCTGCTGATCCACGGCGCCGGGCGCGAGGTCGCCTACACGGGCAGCGCCGCGGCCTACACCAACAGCGCCTCGCTCTCGGATCCGTCGCGCAACTGCCGCCTGCCCTTTGCCGCCGCGCACACGGCCTTCCTGGCTTATCAGCGCGCGCTGGGCCGCCAGGAGCTGGTGCTGCAGCTGCACAGCTACGACGACCTGAGCCACCGCAACCTCACCAGTTGCGTGCTGACGGCGGGACCGTCCAACCGCATCCACCTGCCCGTGCTCTTCGATCCGGGCGGCGGCTCCAAGGGTCTGCTGGGCAACCTGGGGCAGCCGGTCTTCGCCGCCGACAGCCTGGGCTGGACCCACGGCGAGTGGCGCCTGCAGGACTATGTCTCCAGCAATTCGCTCTACCCCGTGCTGGTGGAGGGCGGTGCGCCGGACTCGCTCGTGCAGATCCCCGCCGCCGGCAGCCTGCCGGGCTACGGGGCCAACTGCCAGCTCACGGCCAGTTACGGGGCGGGCTACGCTGAGTGCGACAACCTGGAGCGCATCCTGCACCTGGAGGTGGACGAGCTGCCTGCGCCCGCCCACGGGCTGGGGGCGGCGGCCTACTATGGCTGCGGACCGGACACCGTGGTGGCCGCGTTGGGGAATTTCGCCGCGGCCTGGGCCTTCCAGCAGCCCTGGGTGCGGGCGCTGCGCCAAGCCCGGGACAGTCTGGCGGTCTTCGATGATTCCCTGCCGCCCACGGCGCCGGCGCAGCTGACGGCCCTGCAGCTGGGCCCCACGGGCGCGCGGCTGAGCTGGCAGCCCAGCCGCTCGGTGTTCTTCGACACCTATGAAGTCCACGTGGACACGGCGCTGGTGATCGGCCCCGGCGCCCGGGTGGTGACCCGTTCCAACAGCGCCGGCCTGTGCTGGCCGGGTCTGCGCGGCGTGGACCTGACGGGCCTGACGCCGGGGCTGGACTACAGCCTTGTCCTGCGGGCGCGCGACGCCCAGGGCCGCGTCTCGGGCTTTTCCAACAGCGTGCGCCTGCACGTGGTGGACCAGCTGGCGCCCGTGGTGGAGCTGGAGGAGCGCCGCCTGCTACGCCCGGGCGAGGCCACGCTCATCCGGGCGCGGGTGACGGACCACTCGCCCCTGGCCGCCGTCACGCTGCGCAGCAGCGCGGACAGCCTGGAGTGGACCGAGACGCCCATGACGGCCCTGGGAGACGGCTGGTACGAGGGTCTGCTGGCGCCGGGCGCCGCGGGGGAGAGCCGCTGGTACCAGGTGCGGGCCGAGGACCAGCCCGCCGACCGCTCCAGCACGCTGACTCCGCTGCTCACGGCCCTGGTGCGCGAACCCGTGGCGCGGCTGGATTTCGACGACGCGGAGCAGGCCGTCCACGCGGCCTTCGGGGGCGGGAGCGACCAGTGGCGCCGCGAGGCCTGCCTGGCTCGCGCCGGCCTGGGCTGGCGCTTCGGCGGCGCCGCTTGCACGGTCTACGCGCCGAGCGGCGCGGCCTGGCTGGAACTCGAGCCGCTGACCATCCCTGACGGCCTGCTCGCGCCCGTGCTGGCCTTTTGGAGCCGGCTGGAGGCGGAAGTCTCCAGCCAGGCGCCGGACTCGTGTTACGACGGCGGACTGGTCCAGTGGCGGACGGCGGACGGGCAGTGGCAGGACGCGACCCTCGTCCCCGCCGCCGCCCATTTCCTCAAGTCCACGCACCACGTCCCGCTGGTCTGGCCCCAGCGCCTGCTCAGCGGCACCCACGGCTGGCGCCAGCACCTGCTCCAGCTGCCGGAGGGGCTGGAGTCCCTGGAGCTGCGGTTGGGCTTCGTCTGCGACGCCAACACGCACAAACTGGGCTGGGCCGTGGACGAGCTCGAGCTCGGTGGCCTTCTGCCCGCGCTGCCGCCTGCCCCGCGGTTGGAACTGGTCCTGACGGGGGCCGGCCTGCGCCTGGACTGGCGGCCCGTGGCCGGCGCCGGGGCCTATCGTGTGGAGCAGGCCGCCCTGAGCGGGGACCCGCTCTGGACCCTGTTGGCCACCACCACGGACTGTGGCCTGGATGTGGCGCTGGCGAGCGCCACGGACGCGCGCCGCTTCCGGGTGACCGCCCTGGCGGGCGAGCCGGTCCGGCCCTGA